One genomic segment of Candidatus Poribacteria bacterium includes these proteins:
- a CDS encoding Gfo/Idh/MocA family oxidoreductase — MRTVKLGLIGAGGIAQAHCGTIANIDGAEIIAAADLVPANLERAKERWGIKRTFSDYNEMLKMDEIEAVYVCTPTGVHAAPTVAALNAGKHVFCEKPMEATLNAAAAMWRAAKENNKILMIGLKLRYSAQVIKAKEIVDAGTLGDIYYVETVADRRRGNPGGSFIVKATAGLGASADIGVYALDTALYLMGHPKPVAVSGITSNYLSLHNTWNPALKETEVEDFGVGWVVFENGARMVFKTCWCMNMDSLGGTIFLGKKAGLRLGIGEVRGPEEGVRVYGDKDGEIFDQEFTEFESVDVFRAEDTAFVDAVREGKPSPIDPYGVMLTNVIIQGVIDSSNAGGREVAVTVPTL, encoded by the coding sequence ATGAGAACAGTTAAATTAGGCTTAATTGGCGCAGGTGGTATCGCACAGGCGCATTGTGGCACCATCGCTAACATTGATGGCGCAGAAATAATCGCCGCCGCCGACCTCGTGCCAGCAAACCTCGAACGCGCGAAAGAGCGTTGGGGCATCAAACGCACATTTTCTGACTACAACGAAATGCTCAAAATGGACGAGATTGAGGCAGTCTACGTCTGTACGCCAACAGGGGTACATGCCGCCCCGACTGTCGCCGCGCTCAACGCCGGTAAACACGTCTTCTGCGAAAAGCCGATGGAGGCGACACTTAATGCCGCCGCTGCAATGTGGCGTGCCGCAAAAGAAAACAATAAAATTCTAATGATCGGACTCAAACTCAGATACTCAGCACAAGTCATTAAAGCAAAAGAAATCGTTGATGCTGGCACTTTAGGCGACATCTATTACGTCGAAACCGTTGCCGACCGCCGCCGCGGAAATCCGGGCGGGAGTTTTATCGTAAAAGCGACAGCCGGTTTGGGTGCATCCGCTGACATCGGCGTTTACGCCTTAGATACCGCGCTCTATCTGATGGGACACCCCAAACCTGTTGCCGTCTCTGGCATTACCTCTAACTATCTCAGCCTCCACAACACATGGAATCCAGCACTTAAGGAAACCGAGGTTGAAGATTTTGGAGTCGGTTGGGTCGTCTTTGAAAACGGGGCGCGCATGGTCTTCAAGACCTGTTGGTGCATGAACATGGATTCGCTCGGCGGTACGATTTTCCTCGGCAAGAAAGCCGGACTCCGTCTCGGTATCGGTGAAGTCCGAGGACCAGAGGAAGGGGTCCGCGTCTATGGCGATAAAGACGGCGAAATCTTTGATCAGGAGTTCACTGAGTTTGAATCGGTTGACGTGTTCCGCGCAGAAGATACCGCCTTTGTTGATGCCGTCCGTGAAGGTAAACCGTCACCGATTGATCCTTATGGCGTGATGCTCACAAACGTTATCATTCAAGGCGTGATTGACTCCTCAAACGCCGGTGGACGCGAAGTCGCAGTGACCGTGCCAACTTTATGA